The Candidatus Poribacteria bacterium nucleotide sequence GCTTGGTTAAATGTAACGGGAAGCGGCAATGAAACCGCCGCACACGTTCAGGAAAATCCACGAATGACGCTCATGTTTACCGCTTTTCAAGATAATCCCGTGATCCTCCGACTCTACGGCACTGCGAAGGCGGTACACAAAGACGATGCCGAATGGCAACTCCTTTTCCCTTTGTTTACGCCACTTCCTGGGGCAAGACAGATATTTGACCTCAGCGTTGACCTTGTGCAAACCTCTTGTGGAATGGCTGTCCCGCTTTATGATTATGTCGGTGAAAGGGAGCAGCTAAACGCGTGGGCAGCGAAGAAGGGTGAAGAAGGCGTAGAAGCGTATTGGAAAGAAACCAACCGCACCAGCCTCGATGGAAAACCTACCCGGTTCGCTTAAGCAGTTATCAGTTAAAGAGGGGCGCCTTGAACCTTTCTTGTTAACCGACAACTGACAACTGACAACTGATAACTATAAAAATATGAGAGTATCGTTTACCGTCATCATCGCGCTCCTTATAGCGTTCTTACCTGTCGCACACGCACTTCCACCAGATCCCGAACTCCAAAGCGCGATCCAAACCGCTCAGCAGTTCACCAATCTCAAACCGAGGTACACCGCAAGCGAAATAACGGAGTGTGTAACCGATAGTTTTGTCACCCTCGCCA carries:
- a CDS encoding pyridoxamine 5'-phosphate oxidase family protein, which produces MAKLYTEIPQKLQQFIGEQKIFFVATATADSRINLSPKGMDSLRVLGPNRVAWLNVTGSGNETAAHVQENPRMTLMFTAFQDNPVILRLYGTAKAVHKDDAEWQLLFPLFTPLPGARQIFDLSVDLVQTSCGMAVPLYDYVGEREQLNAWAAKKGEEGVEAYWKETNRTSLDGKPTRFA